One stretch of Juglans microcarpa x Juglans regia isolate MS1-56 chromosome 3D, Jm3101_v1.0, whole genome shotgun sequence DNA includes these proteins:
- the LOC121255846 gene encoding wall-associated receptor kinase 2-like produces the protein MGLRRMCLELVICVAVILSEMDAAAVEFPIALSPHCQDRCGNVRVPYPFGTTKNCSLNDDFLMRCDDSSGHPPELIAGINLTVTNISMDGELDILMYIAKECYKNGELQYSNDPWLNYPAFTVSNTKNKFFTIGCDTYAYLNAFRNNYPFSIGCMSICRSPQNVENGSCTGIGCCQVEIPKGLKNFTLDARSYHNHKNVSEFNPCSFAFVTREEKFKFSSDYLISLREKETYPMVLDWAIGDEKCETAQNKPDSVCGGNSSCDNPPNGVAGYRCKCKEGYDGNPYLPHGCQDINECQLRKPACNATAKCTNIEGSFTCTCPDGYEGDGKIDGTGCSRPKASGSHAKIIIIALIAISIGLIVLFVGGSSLYCGLKRRKLFKLKEKFFQQNGGLFLQQKLSNDRTSMQTVKVFRAEELEKATNNYDESRVLGQGSYGTVYREVLPDNKLVAIKKSKFCDQSQIEQFINEVIVLTQINHRNVVKLLGCCLETEVPLLVYEFITNGTLSKHIHDKVLSSSLSWEKRLKIATDTAGALAYMHFSASIPIIHRDVKPANILLDDNYSAKVSDFGTSRLVPLDQTQLTTLVQGTLGYLDPEYFHSSQLTEKSDVYSFGVVVAELLTGKKALSFDGPESDRNLAMYFSSAVKEDRLHQILEVHLVSDGNIYEIDEVANLAKRCLSVRGEDRPTMKEVAMELDRLRNMEKHQLGKANLCTEETDYCVTTPAVHCFSIGVDDGCSSTSTTVGYEVSMRTQVLKPLDDGR, from the exons aTGGGTTTGCGTAGGATGTGCTTGGAATTAGTGATATGTGTTGCTGTGATATTGTCGGAAATGGATGCTGCAGCCGTAGAATTTCCAATAGCCCTGAGCCCTCACTGTCAGGACCGGTGTGGAAATGTTCGAGTTCCATATCCATTTGGTACAACTAAAAATTGCTCCCTAAATGATGATTTTCTCATGAGATGTGACGATTCGTCTGGCCATCCTCCTGAACTAATAGCCGGTATAAATTTGACTGTCACAAATATTTCCATGGACGGCGAGCTTGACATCTTGATGTATATAGCCAAAGAGTGTTACAAGAATGGTGAGCTTCAGTATAGCAACGATCCCTGGCTCAACTACCCAGCTTTCACAGTTTCCAACACCAAAAACAAGTTCTTCACCATCGGCTGTGACACTTACGCCTACCTGAATGCTTTCCGAAACAATTACCCGTTCTCCATAGGCTGCATGTCTATATGTCGAAGTCCTCAAAATGTCGAAAATGGATCTTGCACTGGGATTGGGTGTTGCCAGGTTGAAATCCCAAAGGGACTGAAGAACTTTACTTTGGATGCTCGTAGCtatcacaatcacaaaaatgTCTCTGAATTCAATCCATGCAGCTTTGCTTTTGTGACTAGAGAAGAAAAGTTCAAATTCTCCTCTGATTATCTTATAAGCCTGCGAGAGAAAGAGACCTATCCAATGGTTCTTGACTGGGCAATCGGTGATGAAAAGTGTGAAACTGCTCAAAACAAGCCAGATTCCGTATGTGGAGGGAACAGCTCATGTGATAATCCCCCAAACGGGGTCGCTGGGTATCGTTGCAAGTGCAAAGAAGGTTATGACGGAAACCCATACCTCCCTCATGGTTGCCAAG ATATTAATGAGTGCCAACTTCGGAAACCAGCTTGCAATGCTACTGCGAAATGCACCAACATTGAAGGGAGTTTCACATGTACTTGTCCCGACGGATAcgaaggcgatggaaagatagACGGAACAGGTTGCAGTCGGCCTAAAGCCAGCGGCAGCCATGCCAAGATTATCATTATTGCACTAATTG CTATCAGCATTGGCCTCATAGTATTGTTTGTGGGAGGTTCTTCACTATATTGCggattaaaaagaagaaaactcttCAAGCTGAAAGAGAAATTCTTTCAACAAAATGGCGGCTTGTTTCTACAACAAAAACTCTCAAATGATAGAACTTCCATGCAGACAGTCAAAGTCTTTAGAGCAGAAGAACTTGAAAAAGCTACAAACAATTATGATGAGAGTAGAGTCCTTGGCCAAGGAAGCTATGGAACTGTCTATAGAGAAGTCTTACCAGATAATAAACTGGTCGCCATtaagaaatcaaaattttgtgaTCAGAGCCAAATTGAACAATTTATTAATGAGGTGATTGTGCTTACCCAAATTAACCATAGAAATGTGGTTAAACTATTAGGTTGTTGTCTAGAAACAGAAGTGCCATTACTAGTTTATGAATTCATCACGAATGGGACTCTTTCGAAACACATTCATGATAAAGTCCTATCATCCTCACTTTCATGGGAAAAGCGTTTGAAGATAGCAACAGATACTGCAGGAGCACTTGCATACATGCATTTCTCGGCTTCCATACCAATTATACATAGGGATGTGAAACCTGCCAATATACTTTTAGATGATAATTATTCAGCAAAGGTTTCCGACTTTGGAACTTCAAGATTGGTCCCACTTGATCAAACACAATTAACTACTTTGGTACAAGGAACTTTGGGGTACTTAGACCCAGAATACTTTCATAGTAGTCAACTTACAGAAAAAAGTGATGTCTACAGCTTTGGTGTTGTTGTGGCTGAGTTATTGACGGGTAAGAAAGCACTTTCTTTTGATGGACCTGAAAGTGATAGAAATCTAGCTATGTACTTTAGTTCTGCGGTAAAAGAGGATCGCTTACATCAAATTCTTGAGGTCCATCTTGTAAGTGATGGTAATATTTATGAGATAGATGAAGTTGCCAATCTTGCAAAACGGTGCTTAAGTGTTAGAGGGGAAGATAGGCCTACAATGAAGGAAGTGGCAATGGAGCTAGACAGGTTGAGAAATATGGAAAAGCATCAATTGGGAAAAGCTAATCTCTGTACAGAAGAGACTGACTATTGTGTCACAACACCTGCAGTACACTGTTTCAGCATTGGTGTCGATGATGGATGTTCTTCTACTAGTACAACTGTTGGATATGAGGTCAGCATGAGAACTCAAGTCTTGAAACCATTGGATGATGGCAGATGA